TGGCCCGAGGCTCCCGAGCGCGCCAACCGCATGTTCGAAGCCGTGCAGTTCATGCGCAACCTGTTCACCGGAAAGGAAACGCGCCACCAGGGACCGTTCTTCAAGATCGAGACCGTGCGCCTGTGGACGATGCCGAAGGAGCCGCCGCCGATCTACATCGCCACGGCAGGCCCGATCACGGCCAGGCGCGTCGGCATGCTCTGCGACGGGCTGATCACGGTCGGCGCGCCGGCCGAGAAGATCCACAAGATCCTGAAAGCCTACGAGGAAGGCTGCGCCAAGTGCAGCCACGACAATCCCCGGCGCAAGATCCTCCAGCTCCACCTGTCGTGGGCACGCACCGACGAGGAAGCGCGGATGAACGCGCTCGTCGAATGGCCCAACGGCGGAATGAAATTCCCGAAGCAGGACATCCGTTCGCCGCTGGATTTCGAGCAGATGGCGAGGATGGTGCGGCCGGACGATTTCGACGGCCGCATGCTGATGACGGCCGACTGCGAAGTG
The Candidatus Binatia bacterium DNA segment above includes these coding regions:
- a CDS encoding TIGR03557 family F420-dependent LLM class oxidoreductase translates to MTIKIGYAAMLEQFHPTDALRFCEKAEASGFDGVMASDHLQPWVPQQGQSAFVWSFMAVVADRTKGDIGPGVTCPSFRTHPVIIAQAAATMAAMFPGRFWVGLGSGEAINEHVVAGYWPEAPERANRMFEAVQFMRNLFTGKETRHQGPFFKIETVRLWTMPKEPPPIYIATAGPITARRVGMLCDGLITVGAPAEKIHKILKAYEEGCAKCSHDNPRRKILQLHLSWARTDEEARMNALVEWPNGGMKFPKQDIRSPLDFEQMARMVRPDDFDGRMLMTADCEVHRKEIQKFIDLGFDQIYLHNVGRNQEDWIETFGREVLPALHR